The Polymorphobacter megasporae genomic sequence TTGCGTGGCGTCCATACTGCTCTCCCCAACTGGCTGCGCGCCTTGGCGACCCGCGACCAATGCCATCCGCCACGATCCGTCGTCAATCAAAGATATTATATTTGGCCGACTCGACCCGGTCGCGGCTTGGTGCTTAGTAGACGGTGTGGTCGATCTCACTGTTCGCGGACAATGGCGCGCCGCCGGCGGCAGCGGCACCCTATCGGCCGCCATCGTCGCACAGATCAGCGAGCAGCTGTTCGTCGGCCAGCTGAAGCCGGGCGATTTTCTCGGCAGCGAGGCGTCGCTCGCGCATGCGTTCGACGTCAGCCGCATGGCGATGCGCGACGCGGTCCGCGCCCTGTCAGCCACCGGCATCATCGCGGTGCGCCGCGGGTCGGGCGGCGGCATCCGCATCGCCGCCGCCGACCCCGACCGCTTCGCCGACGCACTGGCGATCCAACTCACCTTGCTCGGCGTTTCACGAAGCGATCTAATCGAGGCGCAGATCGCGACCGAGGCGATGATCACCCGGCTCGCCGCCGAACGCGCCGCGGCGGCCGATGTCGAGCGGCTGCGCGCGCTGCTCGCCGCGGCGGTCGACGCCGTCGGCGACGGCGGCGCTTTCGCCCGGCTGCTCGGC encodes the following:
- a CDS encoding FadR/GntR family transcriptional regulator — encoded protein: MVDLTVRGQWRAAGGSGTLSAAIVAQISEQLFVGQLKPGDFLGSEASLAHAFDVSRMAMRDAVRALSATGIIAVRRGSGGGIRIAAADPDRFADALAIQLTLLGVSRSDLIEAQIATEAMITRLAAERAAAADVERLRALLAAAVDAVGDGGAFARLLGEFHTELARIAGNIALAVMLGGILQLLETGYGTDTTPSRARGVLAKYRIVVDAIAAGDGECAASRMREHLESVRAHEKSRR